ATTCCTCTATTCGAAGTCGTTGTATCATATTGACGATTTCCATCAACGTAGAGCACTGCTATATAGATAATTTCGTCGCGCGGATAAATAATTCATCATTGCCTCGACTTTACTGTTTTGTGTTGTCGTCGCAAATTATTCCAATGATAGATATCCAGATACATAACATGAACCAACAATATCGATAAATGGATGGATTAACCAAATCtagcttcttcttcttttctttctttttttttttatttaaaaaaacatctCGATTGATTAATTTGGGTGATACGAAACCCCGATAATTTCCATACAGATAATGTATTACTTGCAATTTTCAACACGTCCGAATGCAAGCAGCATTCCATAAGCCCATAAATTTCGCCAAATAATAAAacaaatgtataaaaaaatcatttttcagtCGATAGAGTGAAAATACCAATTTCATCGATaaattttgcaagaaaaattcatACATGCATGACGCGGCGTgccttaatttcaaaatataaaattgataTGTGGTTTTgcggttattttaaaaaaattcaaaccgaATTGCCATATGCGGTCTGTtagtattttataaaaataatcgcGGTTTTACATGTAGAATTAGTCTTACGGTTTTGAGAGGTTTCAGGCGGTTGGGTcggtttacgatttttttaatgaaaaatattaaaaaatatattctaatttatttaaaaataacaaaaatatagtgtcttcaaatataaaatataattcaaatacaaagataaaactagataaaataataatcaagattcaaaattaagttaataatttaataacacAATACACTcaaaacaaaaatgacatttacactattttattatttttttactttcaaacttcaaacaaaatattgcgGTAAAAGAGATAAATACTCTAATAAAAGACTAATATGAAGAATAATTAAGAAGAAAataagttttctttgtagggataataattttgaagataGTTGAGACATAATGAACGACGACTTCGTTAATTGAATATattgtttacaaattattataatcatAAGTCAAATATTATGGCAATCGGTTTAGGCGGTGCGGTTTGGTGCGGTTCTTCGCAAAAAAATTAACCGAACTGCGTATGCAGTGTGGTTTATGACTAGTATTTATAATCgctgtttttataaaatattaaaaaaacggTGCGGTGCAATTCGGTTCAGacggttaataaaaaaaattgatcatcGCTACGTAGCTTGCCCAACCATAGCCATAGGGTGATGGCGGCCAATTTGACATGGCTGTAAAATACTTAACTACCTATGGAATAGCGATATGGGCACTATGTCCAAGTACATGCGCTAACAATATGAAAATTACTTGCCGACatcatttttaataattgatataatttatttatctgcGATTCATTAAAAGCGAGGAGCCTTTGGTTCTAATAACAAGTagggaatatatatatatatttgagtttTTAACAACTAAGTCATCAGAGTTTGGTTTTTGTGTAGTatctttgatttattttttttgcttcGATTCCTATTTCGTTGGAGCACTGTTGTGGTACCTGAAATTGCTTACATGTGTGTTAACAAGTCGGTATCTAGACAAAAATAGTCGAAAATTAAATGTTAGGACACCAAACATCCAAAATTTGATAAGAAATCGCAAAATAGAAAATTAAGTTGACCAAAGTAATTATAATTCCTAAGAGAATAACTTTTTCAATCAcataatttgtatatttttcaatattagtcatgttataatttaattaacgaTTTTAGTCTATTGACTtgccctttttctttttctttttcttttttttcaaattttagtcttCTTTCACCGATGTGTTGACGTGACATCAAACACGTCAGCAATGTCTGATGCCATGTCTTCACATGAACGTTTTTTAGTGCTCAATCATCATTTTCCGGCACTACGTCAACATTCCAGTGAAAAAAGAGTAAAACTGAAAAAATGCATGTTATATAGTATATGTATTATATAAGACCATAAATTGACTaataacaagaccaaaaatgaaaaatgtgtaAGTTATGTGACTAATAGCCATTTTTCACAACAATTAATATATATCAGACATTAACTATTGTATTGAAAAGGATGACCAAAGCAGGACCAGTCCATAGTTGGTCCCACGAAATCAAGAGGAGATCGGGTGGAAACCAGCCCGGATAAAGAAAAAGAGTAACATGTTTAAACAAATCTGGGCATGTAACAACACGAGAAACATATCAGACCACTATGGAATCATAAAAGCTCAGGATCATATTCTTGGACGTGCAAGACATGGTTGAATGATATTGGTCAGGTGAGAAAAGTGTCTGGCCAGGCTGGGCAGCCTTTAGCATCCCGGGTACTTTCAGCACTTTGGAGTTTTCTCTGACCAGGCAAGGCAAAGTACTGGAGAAGATTAATTTAAGTGATCGTCTCCATGTCCACAGGTAATCTAGAGGTATGTTCCCTGCACATTTTCAGGTCATCCAACCCGGGCTCACCCTACCCGATCACCGGCAAGAACTATCCAGGTCGGTTCTTTCCTACTCAGACCGACCATGAGGAGACGAGAGTGGGGCCCATAAGTATGGGTCACCATACTTCGTAAACATGATAAATCAGTACCCATGAGAAGACCAAGGATAGTATGGGACGTTATGCCTATTTTCCGAAGGCATGACATTTTTTGCTGACTTGAGTGTCGGAGTGGTCAAACCGGAAACTCTTCTGGCACCCACTGATATTTTCTTATTGCGTGTGTGCAGATCATCTGACCCGAGCTCATCCTACCCAGTCCACAATACTAATAGGTCAGGCAACCCGAGCTCATCTAAGAGTACTCACAGACCAAGCCAGGCCACTAGAGCTAATCTTACCTAGTCCAGAGTACTCACAGTGCAGGTCAGGCCAGACCACCCGAGCTCATCCCAGAGTACTCACAGTACAAATCAAGCCATGTCAGGTTAGGCCACTCGAGCTCATCTTACTCGATCCAAAGTAATTAGAGTTCAGGTCAGATCATTCGAGCTCATCCATTATTTACAAGAGAAGTACGCATTTCTAACCAGTAGATTGTCCACTCATATCTCCCAATCGACATGGACATCAAATgacattaaaatttatttttaaaccttACGGTAGTCTAGACGACCAGGAGATCGTATTGTTTGATCTTTGCGCTATCACGTAAATGATATACGATGAATCTATTGATTGTGTCACACACAtgaattacttttttttttactctatcatattatatatatagctATTAGAAAAGTACTATAATCTTTATCTGAACAATTCAGTATAATATTCGCAtctattatacatacatatatacatacatgcatcaACAATGATATGACATGTGGTTTCTTGACGGCTACCAAGATTTGAGCATGGTGATCTGTTACAGTATTAGTTTTAGGGGCTAATGCAATGACCAAAGGTAAGGAAGATAATGGGATGGGGTGAGGGCTGGTTTGTTATTCTTGTCTTTCTCTCTGAATTTCGTCTCTATCTTCATACTCGTCTCGATTTCCATTTTTTTGGGTTCGAAGTATGTTCGAACCTGAAACCGCGGGGATCAAATCTTCGTCCCCGTTTTCGTCttcgtttcaaaaatattaatggggCAAGATGAGAGCAGATATGAAGGATTTTTGAACCAAAACTTAtttttatctattattattagtgataatattaattttaatattcatactaatattaataatatcattaatattttaaaaaaaatattatcattatattattaatactaataatattatttttttattattaatattattttcggaGCAGGTTAAGGGTTGAAGATAATATTCTCATACCCGCCCCTAATTAtttcaagattttaaaaaattccctATAAATTGTTATTTATTAAGAAAATTAATTTCGTAGTAAAACTTAGTTTTGGCTTTACAAACAAGAACTTATTTTCTGATCATTAATTTTGGTTAGTTTAAGATTATATTATTCTTGTTATTGATTCAATGCAAAACACGTTCAATGTAAAAATGTGTAAAATTCTTataattaaatgatatattattaGTTTGTTTTTTCATTAAGATTTTAGGACAAGTAGATAAAATCAAATCATCGTAATAACTAATATaaaagtaaaacttttaattcaaattacTCAGTCCAAACATATTCTTATAGATATTTGAATTCTTGATTagtttatattaatttaaaaacaattatatttcttcacacaaaaacaaaatcatttttatttacttATAAATATTGAGTGAGTCCCCTTACAgcctattaaaataaatttatattcttaAATTAATCTAAGAGACATGATAGTCAATTGATAAGTTTTAGATAATCAAGTAATATTTATtacacaaaaacttatgtgagactatctcacgagttaattttgtgaaaaaaatattctatatgggtcatTCACGaaaaactattactttttatatcaaatatattaatttttattgtaaatatggacatgaatgatccatctcacgaataaagatccgtgagaccgtatgATGAAAGACGTACTCTATTTATTTAGATCTAGTATTCAGTTCTTAGAATTAAATTAGGAAGTATATAAGACAtaaattatgtataaatatGACTACCTTGTAGTTATCTTATtatcaaaaaattttatataaaatattaaaactttaGCTCTCTGTTTTATTCGGCTGTGCATACCAACACAGCCTCCATCTCCCAAAACTTCCATTAATATTCGTTTCGTTTTACGACTTCAAGAAAATGTCACCACTACAATTTGAAGAGGAAGTTGGCAATCGACGAGGGTTCAGCTTGCATGCTTTGCAAGTGGGTGCGCCAACGTGATGATTTCGTTAGCCAAGTTCATTTCAATATTCTTAAGTGAATCAACCGATTTAAGGAGCCGGATCGAGTCCATTTTCGCCGTGGTGGCGGGCTACGTACTGGCTGATTTCCTAACCGGAATCGTCCACTGGGCCATCGATAACTATGGCGACCCTAAACACCCAGTTTTGGGCCCGCAGATTGAAGGGATTCAACGCCACCATCAGCAGCCGTGGATTCTCGCGAAGCGCCACGTCGCCACCAATATTTACATTCAAGGGGTGGCGGTGACTCTTCTTTTCTCGCCGGTTAACCTGTTCTGTGAAGACCTTAATCTGCTCGCTTTCACGTCTGTATTCGCATGTTGCGCGTTCTTTAGCCAGCAATTCCATGCGTGGGCTCACACACCCAGGCAGAAGCTTCCGCCGGTGGTGGTGGTTCTTCAGGATTCGGGAATCATTCTGGGACCATCTCATCATGCGGGGCACCACCAACCCCCGTTTGACAGAAGATATTGTATTGTCAGTGGGTTTTGTGATTGGTTCTTGGATAAGTCTAAATTTTTCGTGGGGATTGAGGTTGTTTCGTTTCACATGCTCGGAGTGGAGCCGGTATCGTGGGGGACGAAATCTTCTGTTGTAAAGTAATCGGTGTAGGGgcgatcaaatttttttattaaccaTACGAACCGTCCGAACCGAATTGCACCGTACcgttttttataatattttataaaaaccacgattaaaaatattaatcataaaCCGCACCGCATACGCGGTTCGGTTATTTTTTTTGCCAAGCACTGCACCGACTAAACCGCTTGCCATAATATTGGgcctaaaattataataatttgtaaacaacatattcaaataaagaaatcatCATTAATTATATCCTAACTctcttcaaaattattattcttacaaataaaacttatctttttcttaattattctttATATTAGTCTTTTATTAaagtatttatttcttttgctacaatattttgtttgaagtttgaaagtaaaaaaaagataaaatagtgTAAATGTCACTTTTGTTATGAATGTGTtgtgttgttaaattattaacttagttttgaattttgattattGTTTTATCTATTTTGGTCTTTATATGCTTtgaactatattttatatttgaaaacaatatatttttattaatttcaaataaattagaatatatgttctcatatttttcattaaaaaaaccgTAAATCGATCGCAATCGCTCAAAACCGTAAAGCTAATTTTTCATGTAGAACcgtaattattttttcaaaatactaaCCGACCGCATATGACAATTcggtttgaattttttaaaaaaaactgcaAAATCGCACCGTGATCACCCCTAAATCGGTCATCAAACCGTCCTATGCTTTTTTAGATAATCTTATTTTGTAAAGTAATTGGTTCTCAAACTGGGTGCAAATTATTGCGGCTCCGTCGCtgttatatgatttattaaaaattaagtgACCATGGTAaaacattttattaaaatattttttttgatttaaaaaatatcagtatattattttaatcatttatcgTACCTTGATATACAATTTATTAAcaatatctttttaaaaaataaagtaataGCATGTTTGATCAAATATAAATTGTATTTTGTTCGTATATGATATTTagtcaatttaatttttaatacttCATGCAAACATAATTTGTTTTAACTATAAGTTTTGCACGTTTAGAATATCAAATATAACATAACATTTCGTTCCGTATCATTAGGTGATCCAAAATCAAATATAGCATAAAATTTCTTTACGGATCATTAGGTGATCCAAATTCGAAATGGACGATGGAGAATGCTGTTGCTAGTTGCTACATGGCTTAATTAAAGATAGAGAACTAATCAAAGCATACTTTGGTAAAAGTTTCATCGGAGCTTGGACGGCAACGGAGATTGGGCGACGGGGTGGAATTTGAGTTTCGAGACTAGCGATCGATGATGCGTGAGAAGAGAAAAAATATCTTGTTTGCCGATAAATTCTGAATCTTAAGATTTTTGTATATATCTTATTTGCCGATGAGTTCTGAATCTTAagctttttgtatttttaattttttaaaaactaaactGGACTCTTATTccctatttaaattttaaaaccacAAAATACTTGcaagatgattttttttttccagtttcTCATTCGAATAACTTAATGATTTGTACTTGTACTAACATTCATATAacttatttttcaataaataaattttaatagaacatatatgacaaaaattccatgaattatttttatgttttgccAAACGAAAGCTGGTGGACATATGACGTTCGGAGCCGAAAAGGGCGGGGAATGATCTCTGGTGTCAAGAGGTTGCACAGAAAATAAGCGCCTCCTGACAGGCTTATAAAAGCAGCGAATATGAATGAACTGATCTCGTACGAGAATAAGAAAGATTCCAAGACTATGTAGGTACAAAACTGAACATTTATTACTTAgaagctcatcacataagattTATTCAAAGTTAAGCCTGAATGACTTCGAGAAATTATGAGCTGAGTGATCTTTGTGAAGTTTCTCAGAATATAAGCAGAGCCGGCTCCGACCGCTCCCTTTGTTGGGCTccaattttttaagtttttttttttgttttttaaatttaaaacccTGGtggaaatttcaatttttttggtgaaaattttaaatgtttgtcaaatttttgtatttttactCTTCTTTCGTAAGGAAAAAacctttttcttaaaaaaaaaaaaaatctcttctTTGTTAAATTGTTCCACTCGGACGAGTCAGAATTCTCAAATtgagtaaattatattatattttttcatattgaATATGAATTTTCTTGTCTGTTTGTGTGTCGTGGTTGGTgtttgtaaggcccgagattatatcattttaatccgagattatttaatttatgaatttttggaatgatgaattagattccacggtttttgtaattaagtaggattgaaattgaattaaaagattgagcgggggccgatttgcaaatagtgaaaagttgagggactaaagtgcaattatggaAAGTTGAGTGTGACACTTGTCACATCATGCATATAAAACGTTAAAATGCTTCATTTCTTTCAAATCTTCAGCAAGAAACCGAGAGTTTCCGAGAAAGAAATCCTCAAGCTTCCTCAATTCTTAGATTTTTGCTTGTACGAGCTCTGGCTATCAGAAATTAAATCCGGACACGGTaccgtactcctctcgacacgagctacaactggacgtaagttttattgagttctgttatcatttgaaattatgatattgggagaattgttatttgatcattattatgtgttctgggaatactagacaccgtagaatcgaagttagatcagaaaacggattgattctggaattattatgattttctgattatattaattgaaaatgggacagatttggattatgaatgaattacagattgtaccggatatgggttatgatttgtaattgttatctgttgatataatattgacggggatatcgggattgtgccgttatgccgttgatttgaattaaattcagattaatcagattcaatattgaattgggaatggaatggtgatattgctattctcgatatgtcatttcagatttacagagacagtcttgagttcaacacttatattgcttcagaccgagactacgaaagaaaggtataagtcaatgtcgaacctgggagaatgactcgagttagatataacttgagtttccctaaaccacatatttattattattatatgcattgatttgaattgatatgcttgttctattgagttatagaaagcgtgattagacgattggtcttgtgacagaggtgccagactgcgatagagtagtcactggcccattgcacattgtcacagaggagttattggcggaggtgccaaagtctttgacggataggtcaagacacttgatgtttggtttatatcgatgtttgattaggagtggatttacttctattactgagattcgatatagtatgccaacgtctggaaaccgggatccctagactaggaatgagtctcgtctgagctgtagagtcacgagttatttacagttttatatcgatttatgttttcagatttaatacatgtgattgatatttgtttcatgcttttatatcgattatatgattgcatgttttgttgatttatactgggatgtatttctcaccggaattatccggctgttgtcgtgtttttatgtgtgcatggcaacaggtgggacaggatcggggtcaggaagaagatgagagagatcgtgattagagtggagacttcggactttgatgtatatagggtttggaacacttgacatttagttgttacaccttagtttgagtttgatgtttgttgtacaagacttgtactattatactgatatgtataattagattgattccattacgttccgcactatatataaaaaaaaaattttagacccatattaattacattgatccaattatcccaatgacgattaagaagatgattagcgtccgggtccccacaacagttggtatcagagcagtaggttccttaaatagaagctagtgagcggggtagattgagttttctttcctgcttttgattgctagcatgattactgcttttattattacatatttacctgattatctgatttgattggtaaactgtattaattgagaatgaatcagaaccgattcttgatcagcagtaagatgatcggaggtgagactgaattgaaacagatttgttgtattgggttactaatccttttgataatcaggtatgcctcctcgaagaatcccagaacagggcagtacctctgcaaatccgatggatgtgacagcaacaccaatggaaaccttgctgaagagatttcagtcgttccatccaccgactctgaaaggtactgagacttcagttgattgcgagagttggttagatgacattgagatgctgtttgactctttggactacactgatgagcggagagtgaaactgataggacaccagttgcatgatgttgccaagaactggtggattacgaccaagagggccttggagcaacgaggtacgcctattacctggaatgtcttcaaaaccgaattctatcagagattcttccctgtgtcatacagaaaggataaaggtgctgagtttgcgaatctgagacaagggcagttgaacattgaggaatatgtgtctaaattctctacactactgagatttgctccacatgtggccgagaatgaagaagcggtggctgatcagttcatcaatggcttgaatccggagatatttacattggtgaacactgggcgaccaaacaactttgctgacgccctgaacagagcaaagggagcagaagctggtctgatgagacagagaggagcttcatatgttgccccagcaccgagaccacagcaaccccctcccagatttgagagtggtagcagcagtggtggaaagaaggactatttgaaagccagaggaagacagtttaagaagtctggcagcagttcttccagttccagtggctcgagacagactggtcagagccaaagttatacaggaccttattgcagcacgtgtggagggagacattccacagagcagtgccgaggagtgtttggcagttgccgtatttgcggacagcagggacattttgctagagtatgtccccagagaggttctcagggatcccagggagcagagtcatctggatcagtggctcagacagggagacgaccctcagctgttcattctttccagccagcaccatctacccagtcacagcagaggccaggaggaagccagacagtgagccagcctcctagacagcaggccagggtgttcgctttgactgaggagcaggcacaggacgcacctgatgacgttgttgcaggtaactgttttatttctggttatcctgcatatgtattgattgatactggtgcatcgcatacatttatttctgagagatttgcattgatgcatgcattgcctgttgagtccctatctactgtagtatctgtttcttctcctttggggaaaggtttgatatccgtgacttcggttagatcttgtgtgctacagtatgacggacatgagattgagctagactgtattgtacttgggttgtctgattttgactgtattatcggtattgatatgctgaccaagtacagagctacagttgattgtttccacaagattgtacgattcagacctgagatggctgaggaatggaaattttacggtaagggttctcgagcccgaattcctttgatatctgctatgaatatgactcgattattgcagaaaggagcggatggattccttgtctattcagttgatttactgaaatcgagtccatcattggcggatttgccagtggtttgcgagtttgctgatgtcttcccagatgagattcctggtttgcctccgattcgagagatagacttcagcattgagttgatgccaggtacagttccgatttccagagctccgtacagaatggcaccgattgagttgaaagagttgaaagaacagttggaggacttactggccaagggttacatcagaccgagtgtatctccttggggtgctccagtattatttgtgaggaagaaagacggttctatgagactttgcattgactatcgacaactgaacaaggctacggtaaagaataaatatcctttgcctcgtattgatgatttatttgatcagttgcagggttcttctgtatattccaagattgatttgagatctggataccatcagctgagagtcagggattccgATATCtcaaaaacagcattcagaaccaggtatggacattacgagtttattgtcatgcctttcggtcttACGAATGCcccagctgtttttatgggattaatgaaccgtgtgtttcaaaggtatttggatgattttgttatcatattcattgatgatattttgatttattcaaagaatatgattgagcatgcagaacatttgagaactgtgttgaaaattctgagagctgagaaattatatgctaaactgtcgaaatgtgagttttggttgagacaggtagtatttctgggtcacattatatctggagatgggatttctgtggatcctagcaaggttgaggccgtgatcagttggcctagaccgacatctgtgccagagatacgcagttttatgggtttggcaggatattaccgtcgatttattaaggatttctcgagtattgctaaacctattactcagtTAACACAGAAAAATGCTCCGTTCAtttggtcagaagactgtgagtccagttttctggaattgaagaaacGATTGACCAGTGCCCCGATCCTaactatcccctcaggtactggtgattttgtcgtgtattgtgatgcttctcacagaggtctgggttgtgtgttgatgcagcaagggcatgtgattgcttatgcctcgagacagctgaaaccgcatgaatctcgctacccaattcatgaccttgaattggcagccattgtatttgctttgaagatatggcgacactacctctacggtgagaaattcgaaatttattctgatcataaaagtctgaaatatttgttttcacagtctgagttgaatatgagacagcgaagatggcttgatttgcttaaagattttgattgtgaaatcaaatactacccaggaaaatcgaatgcagcagccgatgccctaagtcgaaaggtatgttctttgtccttatcgactataggtgtttcaagtttgatagaagattgctgtttgtctggattagtatttgaaacagattgtcagcctttgagattatatgctattcgagctgaaccagagctgattttgaaaattaaagcggctcagaaagttgatcagaaagtacaggaatcgattgagatggtcagagcaggtcatcagtcagagtatcaggtacgtgatgatgtactgtacgtgaataatcgtattgttgtgccgaatgtttcagaattgagacaacagatattgacagaagcgcaccgcagtcgttttagcattcatcctggtggcagaaagatgtacaatgatttgaagacacagttttggtggaaacagatgaaatctgatgtcaaagagtttgtgtcaaagtgtctgaattgccaacaggtaaaagcagaaagaaagaaaccaggaggactactgcacagcttgtctattcctgaatggaaatgggatcacatttccatggattttgtgacgcagttaccgcgatcctcccgaggttgtgatgcgatttgggtcgtgattgaccgattgaccaaatcagcatgttttattccgtatcagatgacatacaggtatgaccagatggctgagatctatgttagagaggtggtcagattgcacggagtgccaaagtcgattgtatcagaccgtgatcctcggtttacttcgcacttctggcagagtttacagcaggctctaggtacgaagttgcatttgagtactgcatatcatccacagactgacggacagtcagagcggactatccagacattggaagatatgctgagagccgtagtgcttgattttagcactagttggcaagatgcattgccactttgtgaattctcgtacaacaacagctatcagacgagtattgagatggcaccatttgaagcgttgtacggtaagaagtgcagatcccctctgtattgggatgatatctctgaagttcctgagattggacctgatatgatcagagagatgacagaaaaggtaaagctgattcagaagagaatgaagactgctcaagacagacaggccaaatatgccaatgctcgacggagaccgttggtatttgaggcaggagaccgagtattcctgaagattt
This genomic window from Primulina huaijiensis isolate GDHJ02 chromosome 7, ASM1229523v2, whole genome shotgun sequence contains:
- the LOC140980796 gene encoding fatty acid desaturase 4, chloroplastic-like — protein: MISLAKFISIFLSESTDLRSRIESIFAVVAGYVLADFLTGIVHWAIDNYGDPKHPVLGPQIEGIQRHHQQPWILAKRHVATNIYIQGVAVTLLFSPVNLFCEDLNLLAFTSVFACCAFFSQQFHAWAHTPRQKLPPVVVVLQDSGIILGPSHHAGHHQPPFDRRYCIVSGFCDWFLDKSKFFVGIEVVSFHMLGVEPVSWGTKSSVVK